The Urbifossiella limnaea nucleotide sequence CGGCGGGGCAGCGCGCGCCGCGGCCGGTAGGGCGAGCAGCGCGAGGACGGCGAGCCGGTTCATGCGATGTTTCACGGGGGCGAGTGTGTTGTCGGTCGGGCTTGTCCTTACCCCATCGTCTCCAACCCGCGCATCGTCCCCTGCCCCGACGAGAACTCCCGCGCCTCCACCCCCAGCCGCTGCAGCATCGACACGTACAGGTTCGCCAGCGGGTAGTTGTTCTGCTTGTCGAACGCCAGGTGCTTCCCGTGCCGGAAGCCGCCGCCGGCCAGCAGCACCGGCAGGTTCGTGTTCGAGTGGCTGTTCGCGCTCCCCATGCACGTGCCGTACAGCACCATCGTCCGCCCCAGCAGCGTGTCGCCCTGCTCGGCCGCGCCCGCCAGCGACGACAGGAATCCGCCGAGGGCGTCGAACTGCGCCTCCTCCTTCGCCCGCAGTTCGGCCAGCACGTCCGGCCGGTTGCCGTGGTGCGTGATGTTGTGGATCACCGTGGTGTCGATGAACACGCTCACCAGCCGCGACGAGTCCGTCTCCAGCGCCAGCTTCACCACGTCGAACATGATCGCCGTCTGCCGGGCGAACTCCTTCGCGTCGGTCACGTCCACCGGCGGCGTCGCCGACACCACCGGCTTCGGCCGGTGCTCCCAGTCCTCCGCACTCGCCAGCCGCCGCTCCAGCTCGCGGACCGACGTGAGGTACTGGTCGAGCCGCTGCCGGTCGGCCGGGCCGAGCGTGCCGTTCAGCCGCCGGGCCTGGTCGCCCACGAAATCCAGCGTGCTGCGGCCCTGCCGAATCTCCTCGACGCGGGCGGCCACCTCGCCCGGCTTCCCCTGCACGAACAGCTTCTCGAACAGCCGTTTCGGGCTCTTCTCGATCGGGATGGGGGCGCCGCTTCGGGTGTAGCTGAGCGTCTGCCCCTCCTGGCCCACGCCGAGCACCAGCGACGGATAGCGGGTGCGGTTGCCGACCTGTTCGGCGGCGAACTGGTCGAGCGACACGCCGTTGCGGAACCCGCCGCGCTCCGGGTGCGGGGTGCCGGTGAGGAAGCACTTCTCGGCCGCGTGGCCGCCGGTCACGCCGGGGTGGCTGACGCCGCTGAACACGGTCAGCTGGTTCTTCACCGCGACGAGGCGTTGCAGGTACGGGGTGGGGACGTAGTCGGCGCCGTCCTTCTAGGGGAAGAAGAACTGCGGCAGGATGCCCATGTTCGTCTCGACGCAAACCATCCGCCGCGGCACCTCGCGGCGCTCCCGGGCGCGGGCCGGTTGCATGGCGTCGAGGTACGGCAGGGCGAGGGCGACGCCGGCGCCGCGGAGGAACGTGCGGCGAGACAGCGGCCGGGGGGTCGGGTGCATGGGGGGGTCGCGGGGAAAGCGGGGACCGGCGGGTGAATGTAGAGTCGCACGCGCACCGGGCCGCGTCAACCGATCTCCTCCAGCACCAGCGGCTGCGCGGCCGGCGGCGTGTCGCCGAGCGCGAGCGACTCCGTCAGCAGCGGCAGCGCGGCGGCGAGCGTGGCGGCGTCGCGGTAGTGGACCTCGAACACCGTATCGCCCGCCTTCACCTGTTCGCCCACGGCCGCCCGCACGATCACGCCGACGGCGTGGTCCACGGCGTCCTCCGCGCGGCGGCGGCCGGCGCCGAGCACCATCGTCGCCACGCCCACCTTCTCGGCGTCCATGGCCACGACGTACCCGCGGCGCGGCGCCCGCACCTGCGTCGTGTGCGGCGCCGTCGGCAGGCGCGAATAATCGTCGGTCACGCGCGGGTCGCCGCCCTGCTGCTCGATACACCGGCGGAAGACGTCCACGCCCGCGCCGGACGCCAGCGCCGCCCGCACCTTCGCCTCCGCGTCGGCGATGCCGGCCAACTCCACCATCCGGGCCGCGAGCAGCACCGACAGCTCTGTCAGGTCGGCGGGGCCGTTCCCCTTCAGCGTCTCTACCGACTCGGCCACCTCCAGCGAGTTGCCGACGTACCGGCCGAGTGGGGCGTCCATCGCCGTCAGCACCGCCCGCACCTTCAACCCGTTCGCCGTGCCCACCCGCACCAGCGACTCGGCCAGCACCTTCGCGTCCACGTGCGTCTTCATGAACGCCCCGCGGCCGGCCTTCACGTCCATCACCAGCCCGGAGATACCTTCTGCCAGCTTCTTGCTCAGGATCGACGCCGTGATGAGCGGCACGCTCTCGACCGTTCCGGTCACGTCGCGGAGTGCGTAGAGCTTCTTGTCGGCGGGTGCCACGTCCGCGGTCTGGCCGATCATGCCGAGGCCGACGGCCTTCAGCGCCGCGCGGAACTCGTCCTCGCGGAGGTTGACGCGGAAGCCGGGGATGCTTTCGAGCTTGTCGAGGGTGCCGCCGGTGTGGCCGAGCCCGCGGCCGGACATCATCGGCACCACCACGCCGCACGCCGCCGCGAGCGGGCCGAGAATCAGCGAGGTCTTGTCGCCGACGCCGCCGGTGCTGTGCTTGTCCACCTTCGGGCCGGGCAGGTCGGACAGGTCGTAGCGGCGGCCCGAGTTCGTCATCGCCGACGTGAGGTGGGCCGCCTCGGCGGGCGACATGCCGCGGAAGAACACGGCCATGAGCAGCGCCGACAGCTGGTAGTCGGACCAACCGTGGCCGCGGGTGGCGCCGGCGACGAAGCTGTCGATCTGGGCGGGGGTGAGTTCGCCGCCGTCGCGCTTGGCGCGGATGATGTCCACGGCCCGCATGGGGGTCACCTCGGCGGCAGGATGGCGGCGCGCAGCTCGCGCTCGAACGCGGCCCAGTCGGGGGCGTCGGCGAACGCCTCGACGCGGCTGTCGCGGCGGTAGGCGGTCGGCGTCACGGTCGGGGCCGACGTGCGGGCGCGGTTGACGGCGTACCACTCGTACGGGGTGCGGAACACACCCTTGGCGCGGACCAGGCCCGGCGCCGCGAGCAGCGCGACGACGCGGTCGCGGTCGAAGACGACGTCGGGCGGGAAGGTCCACCCGCGGGCGTGCGGCACGCCCGAGCCGGCCCCGTCAGGGGTCGGAGCCGTCCGCGCCGCTTGAGGCTCCGACCCCTGACGGGGCCGGCTCGGTGGGGCGCGGTCCGCTTCCAGGTCGAGCCACGCCTCGTCGATCCGCCCGCGCTCCGTCGCCGCGACCAGCAGCTTCGGCGGGTCCAAGTCGTTCGCCCACGCCTGGAACTCGGCCACCAGCGCAGGCCCGGCCGCGTCGAGCTTGTTCAGCACCAGAACGTCCGCCAGTTCCACCTGCTCGCGGAAGATGGGGTTGGCCCGCATCGCCGGCTGCGCGAAGTCGGCGGGGTCGATCAGCCCCAGCGTCGCGCGCACGTCGAGCCGACCGCGGTAGCTCGCGCGCAGGGTGTCGATCAGCCGCGCGGGGTGGCCGAGACCGGTCGTCTCGATCAGCAAGCGGTCGGGCTTCGCGTCGATCAGCAGGAAGTGGAGCGCGACGCCGAGGTACGGGGCCGACGCACAGCAGACGCAGCCGCCGCCGACCTCGCGCACCGTCACGCCGGCGGGGGCGGCGCCGTCGATGAGTGCGCCGTCGACGCCGACCTCGCCGTACTCGTTGACGAGCACCGCCCACCGCGACCCGGCCGCCTTGCGGGC carries:
- a CDS encoding thymidine phosphorylase — protein: MRAVDIIRAKRDGGELTPAQIDSFVAGATRGHGWSDYQLSALLMAVFFRGMSPAEAAHLTSAMTNSGRRYDLSDLPGPKVDKHSTGGVGDKTSLILGPLAAACGVVVPMMSGRGLGHTGGTLDKLESIPGFRVNLREDEFRAALKAVGLGMIGQTADVAPADKKLYALRDVTGTVESVPLITASILSKKLAEGISGLVMDVKAGRGAFMKTHVDAKVLAESLVRVGTANGLKVRAVLTAMDAPLGRYVGNSLEVAESVETLKGNGPADLTELSVLLAARMVELAGIADAEAKVRAALASGAGVDVFRRCIEQQGGDPRVTDDYSRLPTAPHTTQVRAPRRGYVVAMDAEKVGVATMVLGAGRRRAEDAVDHAVGVIVRAAVGEQVKAGDTVFEVHYRDAATLAAALPLLTESLALGDTPPAAQPLVLEEIG
- a CDS encoding CobW family GTP-binding protein, with translation MTVPTNLITGFLGVGKTTAVLDLLARKAAGSRWAVLVNEYGEVGVDGALIDGAAPAGVTVREVGGGCVCCASAPYLGVALHFLLIDAKPDRLLIETTGLGHPARLIDTLRASYRGRLDVRATLGLIDPADFAQPAMRANPIFREQVELADVLVLNKLDAAGPALVAEFQAWANDLDPPKLLVAATERGRIDEAWLDLEADRAPPSRPRQGSEPQAARTAPTPDGAGSGVPHARGWTFPPDVVFDRDRVVALLAAPGLVRAKGVFRTPYEWYAVNRARTSAPTVTPTAYRRDSRVEAFADAPDWAAFERELRAAILPPR